The following proteins are encoded in a genomic region of Galbibacter sp. BG1:
- a CDS encoding ParB/RepB/Spo0J family partition protein, with product MAKATKKQALGRGLSALLKDPENDIKSASDKNADKVVGNIVELELDAIEVNPFQPRTNFNEETLQELAVSIRELGVIQPITVRKIDFNQYQLVSGERRLRASKLAGLTSVPAYIRIANDQESLEMALVENIQRQDLDPIEISLSYQRLIDEINITQEQLSDRVGKKRSTITNYLRLLKLDPIIQTGMRDGFVSMGHGRALINIENKKDQLEIYEKIITNNLSVRETEKLVREYQTEKDPKSTKNTTPELPDYVSENVEELTEYFSSKVDVKVAKNGKGKLIIPFHSKEDFLRLTKLLK from the coding sequence ATGGCAAAGGCAACTAAAAAACAAGCTTTAGGAAGAGGATTATCTGCGTTGTTGAAAGATCCGGAGAACGATATTAAATCGGCTTCTGATAAAAATGCAGATAAAGTAGTAGGTAATATTGTTGAATTGGAACTGGATGCCATTGAAGTAAACCCGTTTCAGCCCCGTACCAATTTCAATGAAGAAACCCTTCAAGAATTGGCGGTTTCCATTAGGGAATTAGGGGTTATTCAACCCATAACGGTTAGAAAAATCGACTTTAACCAATATCAATTGGTTTCTGGGGAACGTAGGTTGCGGGCCTCTAAATTGGCGGGCTTAACATCTGTTCCTGCCTACATCCGTATTGCCAACGATCAAGAATCTCTGGAGATGGCTTTGGTGGAAAATATTCAACGCCAAGACCTTGACCCCATAGAAATATCTTTATCGTATCAACGCCTAATAGATGAAATTAACATTACACAGGAACAACTGAGTGACCGCGTAGGGAAAAAACGTTCTACCATTACCAATTATTTGCGTTTATTAAAGCTGGATCCTATCATTCAAACAGGAATGCGCGATGGTTTTGTAAGCATGGGTCATGGGCGGGCCCTTATCAACATTGAAAATAAAAAAGACCAGCTAGAGATTTACGAAAAAATAATTACCAACAATCTTTCCGTTAGGGAAACAGAAAAATTGGTACGTGAATATCAAACTGAAAAAGATCCTAAATCAACTAAAAACACTACCCCGGAGTTACCTGATTACGTTTCAGAAAATGTAGAAGAACTCACGGAATACTTTTCTTCTAAAGTAGACGTTAAAGTAGCTAAGAATGGAAAGGGGAAGCTTATTATTCCATTTCATTCGAAAGAAGACTTTTTACGTCTTACAAAACTTTTAAAATAG
- a CDS encoding DUF4625 domain-containing protein encodes MTKQIFIILCSMFLLSSCLKEDDDNDVDVSAPAIGARQGVGAIQPSYFFTTDPETEEVPLNFSVSDETGIQEIKINVHSGFDGHTHGKSTFARNPSFKLFTHNEVISSENFEDPKQFSYSSKIYLDERNENIEDGELYLSGPYHFSIQATDVEGNQTSYGDNSTYHTTVYLNKMYAPQARVTNLDVANNAIKGRVYQNTEHKASSEIVFLWIFSQKPNADNPAQEGTILEERIWGKSNWPHQFRPNEGKTLPNSTEIQLGEILNGDTSFFNSLKDAKLIIWAEDSNGNITVNQFN; translated from the coding sequence ATGACAAAGCAAATCTTTATTATTTTATGTAGCATGTTTTTGCTGTCATCTTGTTTGAAAGAAGATGACGACAATGATGTAGATGTTTCTGCACCAGCAATTGGAGCCAGACAGGGAGTGGGTGCCATTCAACCCTCCTATTTTTTCACAACAGATCCAGAAACAGAGGAAGTTCCTCTAAATTTCTCAGTAAGTGATGAAACTGGTATCCAAGAAATTAAAATTAATGTGCATAGTGGATTTGATGGGCATACCCATGGGAAATCTACGTTTGCACGAAATCCTTCATTCAAACTATTCACTCACAATGAGGTAATTAGTTCGGAAAACTTTGAAGACCCAAAACAATTTAGTTATTCATCGAAAATCTATCTTGACGAACGCAATGAAAATATTGAAGATGGGGAACTTTATTTAAGCGGTCCGTATCATTTTTCTATCCAAGCTACGGATGTTGAAGGAAATCAAACGAGTTATGGTGATAATAGCACCTACCACACCACGGTGTACTTAAACAAAATGTATGCTCCTCAAGCTAGGGTTACCAATTTAGATGTAGCGAATAACGCCATTAAAGGCCGTGTTTATCAAAATACAGAACATAAAGCTTCTTCAGAGATTGTTTTCCTATGGATTTTCAGTCAAAAACCTAACGCAGATAATCCAGCGCAGGAAGGCACTATTCTAGAAGAACGTATCTGGGGAAAATCAAACTGGCCTCATCAATTTAGGCCTAATGAAGGGAAGACACTACCAAATTCAACAGAAATTCAACTCGGCGAGATTCTCAATGGGGATACCTCCTTTTTTAACAGCTTAAAGGATGCCAAACTAATTATTTGGGCTGAAGATAGCAATGGAAATATAACTGTAAATCAATTTAATTAA
- a CDS encoding endonuclease/exonuclease/phosphatase family protein, which translates to MKKLNWIDKGIFLVNTVFAFLLLLSLLVPYVPITSFPKIAIFSLATPILILLNIAFFIYWILKRKRPWILSFVVLLVGYQQVLSLYKFSGTENVVSESTLKVMTYNVRVFDVYEWIGRKGVFEDIREMIKEEDPDILCLQEFYHTKENEFDLFPYSFIKYKTKETGQSIFSKYPIVNKGSLNFPNSGNNAIFADIVKDRDTIRVYNLHMQSFHINPQDEEITQENSSKIARRMGAVFSKQQIQTDIFVSHKEQSPYKTITCGDLNNNQYSSIYHQIKGEDIDTFDEQGSGTGRTYYFKYFPFRIDFVLVDKDIVVVAHKNRYELLSDHYPIITQLQL; encoded by the coding sequence ATGAAGAAGCTTAACTGGATTGATAAAGGTATTTTCCTTGTAAATACAGTTTTTGCCTTTTTGCTACTCTTAAGTTTACTGGTTCCTTACGTGCCCATTACATCGTTTCCCAAGATTGCAATTTTCAGCTTGGCGACACCTATCCTTATTTTACTGAATATCGCTTTTTTTATTTATTGGATATTAAAACGGAAGCGCCCTTGGATCTTATCTTTTGTAGTTTTATTGGTGGGATATCAACAAGTATTATCGTTGTACAAATTTTCTGGAACTGAAAATGTGGTTAGTGAATCTACACTGAAAGTTATGACCTATAACGTTCGGGTTTTCGATGTCTATGAGTGGATAGGGAGAAAAGGTGTTTTTGAAGATATTCGGGAAATGATTAAAGAAGAAGATCCAGATATTTTATGTCTACAGGAATTTTACCATACAAAGGAGAATGAATTTGACTTGTTTCCTTATAGTTTTATAAAATACAAAACCAAGGAAACGGGACAATCTATTTTTTCGAAATATCCTATCGTAAATAAAGGGTCGTTAAACTTTCCAAATTCTGGTAACAATGCCATTTTTGCAGATATTGTTAAAGATAGGGATACCATACGCGTATATAATTTACATATGCAGTCTTTTCATATAAATCCGCAGGATGAAGAAATTACCCAAGAAAATTCCAGCAAGATTGCACGTAGAATGGGCGCCGTTTTTTCGAAACAACAAATACAGACCGATATTTTTGTTTCGCATAAAGAACAATCGCCTTACAAAACTATTACCTGCGGCGATCTAAACAACAATCAATATTCATCGATTTACCACCAAATTAAAGGGGAAGATATAGACACTTTCGACGAGCAGGGTAGTGGGACAGGGAGAACCTATTACTTTAAATACTTCCCATTTAGAATAGATTTCGTTTTGGTGGATAAAGATATAGTGGTGGTAGCGCATAAAAACCGCTATGAATTACTTTCCGATCACTATCCAATAATTACCCAGTTACAGCTTTAA
- a CDS encoding DUF6122 family protein, with product MLRFIIHYGIHFIVPILIAYFFYREKFIKVSLILLLGIAIDIDHLWATPIFESNRCSLNFHFFHSYYLIAVYIFLLFFKKTRQIGLALVIHILADLSDCILMYLKL from the coding sequence ATGCTCCGATTTATTATCCATTACGGAATCCATTTTATTGTACCTATTCTAATTGCCTATTTTTTCTATCGGGAAAAGTTCATAAAAGTAAGCCTTATTCTATTATTAGGAATTGCAATCGACATTGACCATCTTTGGGCCACACCCATTTTTGAAAGCAATAGATGCAGCTTAAATTTTCATTTCTTTCATTCGTATTACTTAATAGCCGTATACATTTTCCTTCTGTTTTTTAAAAAAACAAGACAGATAGGGCTTGCTCTGGTAATACATATTTTGGCAGACCTTTCCGACTGTATTTTAATGTATTTAAAGCTGTAA
- a CDS encoding DUF5683 domain-containing protein, with amino-acid sequence MFKKSIVAIFLLLFHVTLAAQEKATDSVSKKAETDATHEMTVRELQKLEKEAQDSLRQYEPKDSLAVAIDTLSKKEKRQLKRQQKLDSLASLPVDIDPLSPAKAAFYSAILPGLGQIYNKTYWKVPIVYGAIGTGLYFYIDNTQQYNRYRDAFKRRLAGYYDDEFYDINNSGIVPGNPDVSDDALRDAQEFYQQNRDLSLLITIGLYALNIIDANVTAHLKQFNVNEKLSLKPYYEQNQLDYNPNYGVQLSFNF; translated from the coding sequence GTGTTTAAAAAAAGTATTGTCGCCATATTTTTATTGCTTTTTCATGTTACGCTCGCAGCTCAAGAAAAAGCAACAGACTCTGTAAGCAAAAAGGCAGAGACTGATGCTACGCACGAAATGACGGTACGCGAACTGCAAAAACTTGAGAAAGAAGCCCAAGATAGTTTAAGACAATACGAGCCCAAAGATTCTCTGGCAGTTGCTATAGATACCCTTTCAAAAAAAGAAAAACGCCAACTTAAAAGGCAGCAAAAACTGGATAGTTTAGCAAGTCTACCGGTAGATATCGATCCCCTTTCCCCGGCCAAAGCAGCTTTTTATTCCGCTATTTTACCAGGGCTCGGGCAAATTTACAATAAAACGTACTGGAAAGTTCCTATTGTTTATGGGGCTATTGGTACCGGACTATATTTCTATATTGACAATACCCAACAATACAACCGTTATAGGGACGCTTTCAAAAGACGACTAGCAGGCTATTATGATGATGAATTTTACGATATAAACAATAGTGGCATAGTGCCTGGGAATCCAGATGTGAGCGACGACGCCCTCCGTGATGCCCAAGAATTCTATCAACAGAATAGGGATCTATCGCTACTCATTACTATTGGTTTATATGCGTTAAATATTATCGATGCCAACGTTACAGCGCATTTAAAACAGTTTAACGTTAACGAAAAACTTTCTTTAAAACCTTATTACGAACAAAACCAATTGGATTACAATCCGAATTACGGGGTTCAGTTAAGTTTTAATTTCTAA
- a CDS encoding TonB-dependent receptor, producing the protein MQKLKYQYLKSLIICFIMVGNFLFGFSQEIKGYVHDSFGQPIASATIKAFPHNQHTLTDDKGYFSLKVEERNSLSWLEVTHIAYKKQIVKLIDSTENELLKIEMQTNVTDLDEVVIAHSRVLQNVIDNSQSVITLDEEFIAKHNTGTFSGALAAVPGVNTMNVGVGIAKPVIRGMGFNRVLVNNRGIKQEGQQWGADHGLEIDPFDVENVKIIKGPASLLFGSDGLGGVINIEENSILSENGNTIELISSFQTNNYAYSNSLEWKGRKNNWFSSARVTYQDYGDYTVPADEFTYAGFNLPIYDNRLKNTAGEELHFSGTVGYQSDKIISSLRVSSFNQKAGIFTGAIGLPRAYNLEHQGDNRNIEVPRQENQHHSITNNTTISLGSDRLEIDLGYQRNIREEMSFPGAHGISPDLVDSNLALGLYLDTYTSNIRYEMNRNPNHQLLFGGQLQYMQNNKDGFEYLLPVYESFQTGLYHYQSLDISEKWIVNAGIRYDFGSYDVEQHLQPLYDPGTLQPTGEFEERTPSFDRNFDNFSGAAGVTFKLNYQNHLKLNLGNSFRFPTAIELSSNGVHHGNFRHELGDPGLEIERGFQADFTYLHQSNNFFLETALFYGYYKNYIYLAPTGNFSPLATGGTLWEYRQNNAIFNGFEVTSSYKFLFGLKADLMADFVQNLNLDSNLPLPLTPQASVGSKLEYGILPNSKVFNEGFVFLSGRYNFAQNRTDRNERETPDSFLVNAGVGFKFNLYSQKLTFNASVNNLFNTAYFNHISRYRLLNIPEQGRNFVFSLRIPVNL; encoded by the coding sequence ATGCAGAAGCTAAAATATCAGTATTTAAAGAGTTTAATTATTTGTTTTATAATGGTGGGAAATTTCCTTTTTGGGTTTTCGCAAGAAATCAAAGGGTATGTTCATGACTCATTTGGACAACCCATTGCATCGGCTACCATAAAAGCATTTCCCCATAACCAACACACACTTACAGATGATAAAGGGTATTTCTCTTTAAAAGTTGAAGAACGCAATAGCCTATCATGGTTAGAGGTGACCCATATTGCCTATAAAAAGCAAATTGTAAAATTAATTGATTCAACAGAAAACGAGCTTCTCAAAATTGAAATGCAAACTAACGTCACCGATTTGGATGAAGTAGTTATTGCCCATTCCCGCGTTCTACAAAACGTCATTGATAATTCGCAATCGGTAATTACGCTGGATGAAGAATTCATCGCAAAACACAACACAGGAACATTTAGCGGTGCGTTGGCTGCGGTTCCTGGCGTTAACACTATGAATGTAGGCGTTGGTATTGCCAAGCCTGTGATAAGAGGAATGGGTTTCAATAGGGTTTTAGTCAACAACAGAGGCATTAAACAGGAAGGACAACAATGGGGCGCCGATCATGGCTTGGAAATAGACCCCTTTGATGTAGAAAATGTTAAAATTATAAAAGGACCGGCCTCTTTGCTATTTGGTTCTGATGGTCTTGGTGGGGTAATCAATATTGAAGAAAATTCTATTTTATCTGAAAATGGAAATACCATTGAACTAATTTCATCCTTCCAAACCAATAATTACGCATATTCCAACTCTTTGGAATGGAAAGGAAGAAAAAACAATTGGTTTAGCAGTGCTAGGGTTACCTATCAAGATTATGGAGATTATACTGTACCCGCAGATGAATTTACCTATGCCGGTTTTAATCTACCCATTTATGATAATCGATTAAAAAATACCGCTGGAGAAGAACTACATTTTAGCGGAACAGTTGGTTACCAATCGGATAAGATTATTAGTAGCTTACGTGTTTCCAGTTTCAATCAAAAAGCTGGAATTTTCACGGGAGCCATCGGACTTCCAAGAGCGTACAACCTAGAACACCAAGGCGACAACCGAAATATTGAGGTTCCAAGACAGGAAAATCAACATCACAGCATAACCAATAATACTACCATTTCTCTGGGTTCTGACAGATTGGAAATCGATTTGGGGTACCAACGGAATATTCGTGAGGAAATGTCCTTCCCCGGTGCACACGGTATCTCTCCCGATTTAGTTGATTCCAATTTGGCATTGGGTCTTTATTTGGACACCTACACCTCCAATATTCGTTATGAAATGAATCGCAATCCAAATCACCAATTATTATTTGGTGGTCAATTGCAATACATGCAGAACAATAAAGATGGTTTTGAATATTTATTGCCGGTTTACGAAAGCTTTCAAACGGGATTATACCACTACCAATCTCTCGATATTTCTGAAAAATGGATTGTAAATGCAGGAATACGTTACGATTTTGGCTCTTATGATGTAGAACAACATTTACAACCTCTGTACGACCCTGGAACTTTACAACCTACTGGGGAATTTGAAGAACGTACACCAAGCTTTGATAGAAACTTCGATAATTTTAGCGGAGCTGCAGGAGTAACTTTTAAATTGAATTATCAGAACCATTTAAAACTTAATTTAGGAAATAGTTTTCGCTTTCCCACCGCTATTGAACTTTCGAGCAATGGAGTACATCATGGAAATTTTAGGCATGAACTGGGAGATCCTGGTTTAGAAATAGAAAGAGGGTTTCAAGCGGATTTCACATACTTGCACCAATCCAATAACTTTTTCCTAGAAACTGCCCTCTTCTACGGTTATTACAAAAACTATATCTATTTGGCGCCAACCGGAAACTTCTCTCCGTTAGCAACCGGAGGAACGTTGTGGGAGTACCGACAAAACAATGCTATTTTCAACGGTTTTGAAGTGACTTCCAGTTATAAGTTTTTATTTGGATTAAAGGCTGATTTGATGGCCGACTTCGTACAAAATTTAAATCTGGATAGCAATTTGCCCTTGCCGTTAACTCCCCAAGCATCCGTTGGCAGTAAACTTGAATATGGCATTTTACCGAATTCCAAAGTTTTCAATGAAGGTTTCGTATTTCTTTCCGGCAGGTACAACTTTGCACAAAATAGAACCGATAGAAATGAACGTGAAACTCCAGACAGTTTTTTAGTGAATGCTGGGGTAGGCTTTAAATTTAATCTTTACAGTCAAAAATTAACATTCAATGCGAGTGTAAATAACCTTTTTAACACTGCATATTTCAATCATATTAGCCGCTACCGACTTTTAAATATACCCGAACAGGGACGCAATTTTGTGTTCTCTCTCCGTATTCCTGTAAATCTATGA
- the lepB gene encoding signal peptidase I — MTMTQWFIFFLVIQVIHFLGTWKLYVKAGRKAWEAIIPVYNAVVLMKIINRPWWWTILLFIPIINLIMFPVIWVETIRSFGRNSTTDTWLVVLTLGFYIYYVNYGLDVTYINDRSLKPRSAAGEWISSILFAVVAATLVHTYFMQPYVIPTSSLEKTLLVGDFLFVSKFHYGARTPMTTVAFPMVHDTIPVINTKSYLKKPQLPYFRLPGLQKIKRNDIVVFSWPADTVEQFFVKTNKRIRKPIDKKSNYVKRCVGIPGDSLSIKDGFVYINGKKTVLPDRAKPQFSYYVEAKGQLTPRYMYERYGVTGPFGQVKQGVYFFSAMTEEAASKLEDNPNVVNVKRNIEAPNSSKLTSVYPQSGDFQWNQDQYGPIYIPEEGKTVDLNLEVLPLYKKIIVEYEGHTLDVRGDQILIDGQPTSTYTFKQDYYWMMGDNRHASEDSRYWGYVPADHIVGKPVFIWFSYDSNASGPFWNKVRWDRVFTTVGGEGKPRSYLVYFLIILGIWYGYSTYRKRKKAS; from the coding sequence ATGACAATGACACAATGGTTCATTTTTTTCCTAGTAATTCAAGTAATCCACTTTCTTGGAACTTGGAAATTATATGTAAAAGCTGGAAGAAAAGCCTGGGAAGCAATTATTCCCGTCTACAATGCTGTTGTTTTAATGAAAATTATTAACAGGCCTTGGTGGTGGACCATCTTACTTTTTATTCCTATAATTAATCTTATTATGTTTCCCGTTATATGGGTAGAGACCATACGGAGTTTTGGTAGGAATAGCACCACAGACACTTGGTTGGTAGTATTAACTCTTGGTTTCTACATTTATTATGTAAACTACGGCTTGGATGTAACTTATATTAACGACAGAAGCTTAAAACCAAGAAGTGCCGCCGGTGAATGGATAAGTTCTATCCTTTTTGCAGTAGTAGCAGCCACTCTTGTGCATACCTATTTCATGCAACCCTATGTAATACCTACCTCATCACTTGAAAAAACATTGTTGGTGGGCGACTTTTTGTTCGTAAGTAAGTTTCACTATGGGGCGAGAACACCCATGACCACCGTAGCTTTTCCTATGGTGCATGATACCATTCCGGTAATAAACACCAAATCGTATTTAAAAAAGCCACAACTCCCCTATTTTAGGCTACCCGGATTACAAAAAATAAAGCGTAACGACATTGTTGTTTTTAGCTGGCCCGCCGATACGGTAGAGCAATTTTTTGTTAAAACAAACAAGCGCATCCGCAAACCAATTGATAAAAAATCGAATTACGTTAAGCGTTGTGTGGGTATTCCTGGAGATTCACTCTCTATAAAGGATGGATTTGTTTACATAAATGGTAAAAAAACTGTATTGCCAGATCGCGCAAAACCTCAATTTTCGTATTATGTAGAAGCCAAAGGACAATTAACACCAAGATACATGTATGAGAGATATGGTGTTACGGGACCTTTTGGACAAGTAAAACAAGGAGTATACTTCTTTTCTGCTATGACGGAAGAAGCGGCTAGTAAACTAGAGGACAATCCGAATGTGGTTAATGTAAAGCGGAATATAGAAGCCCCGAACAGTTCTAAATTAACTTCGGTTTATCCGCAGTCCGGCGATTTCCAATGGAACCAAGATCAATATGGGCCTATTTACATTCCAGAAGAAGGGAAAACAGTAGATCTCAACTTAGAGGTGCTTCCGCTCTACAAAAAAATAATTGTTGAATACGAAGGGCATACATTAGATGTGCGAGGAGATCAAATTTTAATCGATGGCCAACCAACTTCTACCTACACCTTCAAGCAAGATTATTACTGGATGATGGGAGATAACAGGCATGCCTCAGAAGACAGCCGTTATTGGGGTTATGTCCCTGCAGATCATATTGTAGGAAAACCAGTTTTTATTTGGTTTAGTTACGACAGCAATGCTAGCGGCCCTTTTTGGAACAAAGTTCGTTGGGATCGAGTGTTTACCACTGTTGGTGGCGAAGGGAAACCACGTTCTTACCTTGTTTACTTCCTAATTATTTTAGGTATTTGGTATGGTTATAGCACCTATAGAAAGCGCAAAAAAGCCAGCTAA
- a CDS encoding WbqC family protein, which produces MEPILHPAYFPSVAYWVLINTSEGEIIFEKEDNYQKQTYRNRGYIYSPNGKQLLSIPIKHNKTKEHQKYKDVALEDSFNWKKQHWKSIQTAYRTSPFFEFYEDEFAPFFEKKHRFLYDMNLESMELLADCFQLELDFSFTSEYFKEHVKEEDFRYLVNAKTEKPYGFEPYTQVFDEKHGFLENLSGMDLLFNEGPNSLTYLESLTSKLDF; this is translated from the coding sequence ATGGAACCTATTCTTCATCCAGCATATTTTCCTTCGGTAGCTTATTGGGTACTAATCAACACTTCCGAAGGAGAAATAATATTTGAAAAAGAAGATAATTATCAAAAACAAACCTATAGAAACCGAGGGTACATATACAGTCCGAACGGAAAACAACTGCTATCTATCCCCATTAAACACAATAAAACAAAGGAACACCAAAAATATAAAGATGTAGCGTTGGAAGATAGTTTCAATTGGAAAAAGCAACATTGGAAATCCATTCAAACAGCCTATCGCACTTCTCCTTTTTTTGAATTTTATGAAGATGAATTTGCCCCTTTCTTTGAAAAGAAACATCGATTTTTATACGATATGAACCTAGAAAGCATGGAGCTTTTAGCCGATTGTTTTCAATTGGAACTTGATTTTTCCTTTACTTCTGAATATTTTAAAGAACATGTAAAAGAAGAAGATTTTAGGTATTTGGTAAATGCTAAAACTGAAAAACCTTACGGTTTTGAACCTTACACCCAAGTATTTGATGAAAAACATGGGTTCCTGGAAAATTTAAGCGGAATGGACTTACTCTTTAATGAAGGACCCAATTCGCTTACCTATCTGGAAAGTTTAACGTCTAAATTAGATTTTTAA
- the dapB gene encoding 4-hydroxy-tetrahydrodipicolinate reductase, with translation MKIALLGYGKMGKMIEQIATSRGHEIVARVDENTKDFDITKAEVAIDFSIPNVAFKNISLCLENGVPVISGTTGWLDKYEDAVELCKKNDGAFIYASNFSLGVNVFFQLNEYLATMMKNLSQYKISMEEIHHTQKLDAPSGTAITLAEGIIKNSDKTGWKLDQASENEIPIKALREPEVPGTHSISYKSDVDTIEIKHTAHNREGFALGAVIAAEWIVGKTGVFSMKDVLNLT, from the coding sequence ATGAAAATAGCTTTACTTGGATACGGAAAAATGGGGAAAATGATTGAGCAAATAGCGACCTCGAGAGGGCACGAAATTGTAGCCAGAGTAGATGAAAACACCAAAGATTTTGATATAACAAAAGCAGAAGTAGCTATCGATTTCAGTATCCCAAACGTAGCATTTAAGAATATTTCGCTTTGTTTAGAAAATGGGGTACCTGTAATTTCTGGCACCACGGGTTGGCTGGATAAATACGAGGATGCCGTAGAACTATGCAAGAAAAATGATGGGGCTTTTATTTACGCATCCAATTTTAGCTTAGGCGTTAATGTATTTTTTCAATTAAACGAATACTTAGCCACTATGATGAAGAACCTTTCTCAATACAAGATAAGTATGGAGGAAATCCATCATACCCAAAAGCTGGATGCTCCCAGTGGTACGGCTATTACCTTAGCAGAAGGAATCATTAAAAACTCCGATAAAACAGGCTGGAAACTGGATCAAGCCAGTGAAAATGAAATTCCGATTAAAGCACTGCGTGAACCCGAAGTTCCAGGGACACATTCCATTTCCTATAAAAGTGATGTAGACACTATAGAAATTAAACACACCGCCCATAACCGCGAAGGTTTTGCTTTAGGGGCTGTAATTGCTGCTGAATGGATTGTAGGAAAAACAGGTGTTTTCAGCATGAAAGACGTGTTAAACTTAACTTAA
- a CDS encoding rhomboid family intramembrane serine protease, with the protein MSIRNDIRYKYSTLNVAEKLIVINVAVFILNALLVFLLRLNSNFIVQWFELPKGFMDFLMQPWSIVTYSFFHGGFMHIFWNMILLYFSSRIFLNLFSSKYFLNVYFLGAISGGALFLLSYNIFPAFSGVNSPLIGASAAIMAILIFICTYLPNQEVRVIFFNIKLWYIGAAFVLLDLIQLPMGNSGGHIAHLGGSLLGFVYAKKLQEGKDIGSGFDSMIKSFGNMFKKSKKSPLKTVHKNKQHQTTKSFSKNEHQKQIDAILDKISKSGYESLSKEEKDFLFKAGKE; encoded by the coding sequence ATGAGCATAAGGAACGACATACGCTATAAATACTCAACTCTAAACGTAGCAGAAAAGTTAATAGTAATAAACGTTGCTGTTTTTATCCTAAATGCATTATTGGTCTTTTTACTACGGCTAAATTCTAATTTTATAGTACAATGGTTTGAGCTGCCAAAAGGGTTTATGGACTTTCTTATGCAACCATGGTCTATAGTTACCTATTCTTTTTTTCACGGAGGGTTTATGCATATTTTTTGGAATATGATCCTTTTGTATTTTTCATCCCGTATTTTTTTAAACCTCTTCAGTAGCAAATACTTTTTAAATGTTTATTTCTTGGGAGCCATATCTGGCGGAGCACTTTTTTTACTCAGTTATAATATATTTCCGGCTTTTTCTGGTGTCAATTCACCCTTAATCGGGGCCTCGGCAGCGATTATGGCTATTCTTATCTTTATTTGTACCTATTTACCAAATCAAGAGGTTAGGGTAATATTCTTCAATATTAAATTGTGGTATATAGGTGCGGCGTTTGTGCTTTTAGATCTCATTCAGTTACCAATGGGGAATTCCGGAGGGCATATTGCTCATCTTGGAGGGTCTTTACTTGGGTTTGTATATGCTAAAAAACTTCAAGAAGGTAAAGATATAGGTAGTGGGTTTGATAGTATGATAAAGTCTTTTGGGAATATGTTTAAAAAAAGTAAAAAATCTCCCCTGAAGACAGTTCACAAAAATAAGCAGCACCAAACGACTAAGAGTTTTTCTAAGAACGAGCATCAAAAACAAATTGATGCTATTTTAGACAAAATCAGTAAAAGTGGGTATGAAAGCCTTTCAAAAGAAGAAAAAGATTTTCTTTTTAAGGCCGGTAAGGAATAA